A stretch of the Oxyura jamaicensis isolate SHBP4307 breed ruddy duck chromosome 4, BPBGC_Ojam_1.0, whole genome shotgun sequence genome encodes the following:
- the KRCC1 gene encoding lysine-rich coiled-coil protein 1 isoform X2 — MSCYLLYNLMGAFICQMRTWLKEDVLDEATRKDLFTDTFCKVCRAVLQSESQRMSHSEVDGSGEADKNKHCSLCKMTLSSPITALSHYLGKIHAKKLKQVSRDKVLMAAQSMQPVSALQKPSAEKPLLPSKAEEFASTSSTSLELNDTKYCRLCSVPFDDLFSAQQHYVGKKHRRNVARKKIMEELGDEALLAESRINDTLFSVVWRGPYTCRVCNIMLSSIETYQSHVQGKKHQIRATKVVSLVEKSKKTYDSFPDELTDCIQVPKATGLEQRTYLRRAEEEEFQNKDAEGGSDLSGVVSSTFKREEGCHSNIFSETQSPTITVEKRSPSWPSACEHALEKTRNFNCNVGYCTEEQASEVATNRDKSFRLSVAESKDYCKLEVDETFTSCYREQKLQIKHSEEEKCISEELKCKKEATTPKRKENSEDADFGKENERQKRMKFDIDLVNEKKSKLYKSKRLTENPAEKESRKHRKDKQKPQPDGKTEEELLWDEFVFGH, encoded by the exons ATGAGCTGCTACCTGTTATACAATCTCATGGGAGCATTTATCTGTCAGATGAGAACCTGGCTGAAGG AAGACGTTTTAGATGAGGCAACAAGGAAGGACCTGTTCACCGACACCTTCTGTAAGGTttgcagggcagtgctgcagtCTGAGTCCCAAAGGATGTCCCACTCTGAG GTGGATGGGAGTGGTGaagcagataaaaacaaacactgcagtCTCTGTAAAATGACTCTTTCCTCCCCAATTACTGCATTGTCTCACTACTTGGGAAAGATCCACGCTAAAAAGCTGAAGCAAGTATCAAGAGACAAAGTCCTGATGGCAGCACAGAGCATGCAGCCTGTTTCTG CTTTACAGAAGCCATCAGCTGAGAAGCCCTTGCTGCCTTCAAAAGCTGAGGAGTTTGCATCAACCTCCAGCACAAGTTTGGAGTTAAATGATACGAAGTACTGCCGGCTCTGCTCTGTTCCCTTCGACGATCTGTTTTCGGCCCAGCAGCATTATGTTGgtaagaaacacagaagaaacgTAGCACGGAAAAAGATaatggaggagctgggagatgAAGCTCTCCTTGCAGAATCCAGAATAAATG ACACCTTATTCTCTGTGGTTTGGCGTGGTCCTTACACGTGTCGTGTTTGTAATATCATGCTTTCATCTATTGAAACATACCAGTCCCACgtgcaagggaaaaaacaccAGATTAG AGCAACAAAGGTTGTCAGTCTCGTGGAGAAGTCAAAGAAAACTTACGACTCCTTTCCAGATGAATTAACAGATTGCATTCAAGTTCCAAAAGCTACAGGTCTAGAGCAGAGAACATATTtgagaagagcagaagaggaagagtttcaaaataaagatgCCGAAGGAGGAAGTGACCTCAGTGGGGTTGTATCTTCAACCTTTAAGCGTGAAGAAGGCTGTCACTCCAACATTTTCTCAGAAACCCAGTCACCTACAATTACTGTGGAAAAGAGATCGCCCAGTTGGCCATCAGCTTGTGAGCATGCGCTGGAAAAGACACGTAATTTTAACTGTAATGTGGGATACTGTACGGAAGAGCAAGCATCTGAGGTGGCCACCAACAGAGATAAAAGCTTTAGACTATCAGTTGCAGAGTCTAAAGACTATTGCAAACTTGAGGTTGATGAAACTTTTACCAGCTGCTACAGAGAACAGAAACTACAGATAAAACATagtgaggaggaaaaatgcattagtgaaGAGCTGAAGTGTAAGAAAGAAGCCACAACAccaaaaaggaaggagaataGTGAAGATGcagattttggaaaagaaaatgagaggcAGAAGCGTATGAAATTTGACATAGACTTagtaaatgagaagaaatcaaagctttataaaagcaaaagactTACAGAAAACCCTGCTGAGAAGGAGAGCAGGAAACACAGAAAGGATAAACAGAAGCCACAGCCAGATggcaaaacagaagaagagCTACTTTGGGATGAATTTGTCTTTGGACACTGA
- the KRCC1 gene encoding lysine-rich coiled-coil protein 1 isoform X1 — protein sequence MSCYLLYNLMGAFICQMRTWLKEDVLDEATRKDLFTDTFCKVCRAVLQSESQRMSHSESKKHAQKICLYTQTHAEKDERQEHGKKKKTNYINFQVDGSGEADKNKHCSLCKMTLSSPITALSHYLGKIHAKKLKQVSRDKVLMAAQSMQPVSALQKPSAEKPLLPSKAEEFASTSSTSLELNDTKYCRLCSVPFDDLFSAQQHYVGKKHRRNVARKKIMEELGDEALLAESRINDTLFSVVWRGPYTCRVCNIMLSSIETYQSHVQGKKHQIRATKVVSLVEKSKKTYDSFPDELTDCIQVPKATGLEQRTYLRRAEEEEFQNKDAEGGSDLSGVVSSTFKREEGCHSNIFSETQSPTITVEKRSPSWPSACEHALEKTRNFNCNVGYCTEEQASEVATNRDKSFRLSVAESKDYCKLEVDETFTSCYREQKLQIKHSEEEKCISEELKCKKEATTPKRKENSEDADFGKENERQKRMKFDIDLVNEKKSKLYKSKRLTENPAEKESRKHRKDKQKPQPDGKTEEELLWDEFVFGH from the exons ATGAGCTGCTACCTGTTATACAATCTCATGGGAGCATTTATCTGTCAGATGAGAACCTGGCTGAAGG AAGACGTTTTAGATGAGGCAACAAGGAAGGACCTGTTCACCGACACCTTCTGTAAGGTttgcagggcagtgctgcagtCTGAGTCCCAAAGGATGTCCCACTCTGAG AGCAAAAAGCATGCTCAGAAAATTTGTCTTTACACCCAAACGCATGCTGAGAAGGATGAGAGGCAGGAGCAtggcaaaaagaagaaaacaaactataTTAATTTTCAG GTGGATGGGAGTGGTGaagcagataaaaacaaacactgcagtCTCTGTAAAATGACTCTTTCCTCCCCAATTACTGCATTGTCTCACTACTTGGGAAAGATCCACGCTAAAAAGCTGAAGCAAGTATCAAGAGACAAAGTCCTGATGGCAGCACAGAGCATGCAGCCTGTTTCTG CTTTACAGAAGCCATCAGCTGAGAAGCCCTTGCTGCCTTCAAAAGCTGAGGAGTTTGCATCAACCTCCAGCACAAGTTTGGAGTTAAATGATACGAAGTACTGCCGGCTCTGCTCTGTTCCCTTCGACGATCTGTTTTCGGCCCAGCAGCATTATGTTGgtaagaaacacagaagaaacgTAGCACGGAAAAAGATaatggaggagctgggagatgAAGCTCTCCTTGCAGAATCCAGAATAAATG ACACCTTATTCTCTGTGGTTTGGCGTGGTCCTTACACGTGTCGTGTTTGTAATATCATGCTTTCATCTATTGAAACATACCAGTCCCACgtgcaagggaaaaaacaccAGATTAG AGCAACAAAGGTTGTCAGTCTCGTGGAGAAGTCAAAGAAAACTTACGACTCCTTTCCAGATGAATTAACAGATTGCATTCAAGTTCCAAAAGCTACAGGTCTAGAGCAGAGAACATATTtgagaagagcagaagaggaagagtttcaaaataaagatgCCGAAGGAGGAAGTGACCTCAGTGGGGTTGTATCTTCAACCTTTAAGCGTGAAGAAGGCTGTCACTCCAACATTTTCTCAGAAACCCAGTCACCTACAATTACTGTGGAAAAGAGATCGCCCAGTTGGCCATCAGCTTGTGAGCATGCGCTGGAAAAGACACGTAATTTTAACTGTAATGTGGGATACTGTACGGAAGAGCAAGCATCTGAGGTGGCCACCAACAGAGATAAAAGCTTTAGACTATCAGTTGCAGAGTCTAAAGACTATTGCAAACTTGAGGTTGATGAAACTTTTACCAGCTGCTACAGAGAACAGAAACTACAGATAAAACATagtgaggaggaaaaatgcattagtgaaGAGCTGAAGTGTAAGAAAGAAGCCACAACAccaaaaaggaaggagaataGTGAAGATGcagattttggaaaagaaaatgagaggcAGAAGCGTATGAAATTTGACATAGACTTagtaaatgagaagaaatcaaagctttataaaagcaaaagactTACAGAAAACCCTGCTGAGAAGGAGAGCAGGAAACACAGAAAGGATAAACAGAAGCCACAGCCAGATggcaaaacagaagaagagCTACTTTGGGATGAATTTGTCTTTGGACACTGA
- the KRCC1 gene encoding lysine-rich coiled-coil protein 1 isoform X3, with protein MSHSESKKHAQKICLYTQTHAEKDERQEHGKKKKTNYINFQVDGSGEADKNKHCSLCKMTLSSPITALSHYLGKIHAKKLKQVSRDKVLMAAQSMQPVSALQKPSAEKPLLPSKAEEFASTSSTSLELNDTKYCRLCSVPFDDLFSAQQHYVGKKHRRNVARKKIMEELGDEALLAESRINDTLFSVVWRGPYTCRVCNIMLSSIETYQSHVQGKKHQIRATKVVSLVEKSKKTYDSFPDELTDCIQVPKATGLEQRTYLRRAEEEEFQNKDAEGGSDLSGVVSSTFKREEGCHSNIFSETQSPTITVEKRSPSWPSACEHALEKTRNFNCNVGYCTEEQASEVATNRDKSFRLSVAESKDYCKLEVDETFTSCYREQKLQIKHSEEEKCISEELKCKKEATTPKRKENSEDADFGKENERQKRMKFDIDLVNEKKSKLYKSKRLTENPAEKESRKHRKDKQKPQPDGKTEEELLWDEFVFGH; from the exons ATGTCCCACTCTGAG AGCAAAAAGCATGCTCAGAAAATTTGTCTTTACACCCAAACGCATGCTGAGAAGGATGAGAGGCAGGAGCAtggcaaaaagaagaaaacaaactataTTAATTTTCAG GTGGATGGGAGTGGTGaagcagataaaaacaaacactgcagtCTCTGTAAAATGACTCTTTCCTCCCCAATTACTGCATTGTCTCACTACTTGGGAAAGATCCACGCTAAAAAGCTGAAGCAAGTATCAAGAGACAAAGTCCTGATGGCAGCACAGAGCATGCAGCCTGTTTCTG CTTTACAGAAGCCATCAGCTGAGAAGCCCTTGCTGCCTTCAAAAGCTGAGGAGTTTGCATCAACCTCCAGCACAAGTTTGGAGTTAAATGATACGAAGTACTGCCGGCTCTGCTCTGTTCCCTTCGACGATCTGTTTTCGGCCCAGCAGCATTATGTTGgtaagaaacacagaagaaacgTAGCACGGAAAAAGATaatggaggagctgggagatgAAGCTCTCCTTGCAGAATCCAGAATAAATG ACACCTTATTCTCTGTGGTTTGGCGTGGTCCTTACACGTGTCGTGTTTGTAATATCATGCTTTCATCTATTGAAACATACCAGTCCCACgtgcaagggaaaaaacaccAGATTAG AGCAACAAAGGTTGTCAGTCTCGTGGAGAAGTCAAAGAAAACTTACGACTCCTTTCCAGATGAATTAACAGATTGCATTCAAGTTCCAAAAGCTACAGGTCTAGAGCAGAGAACATATTtgagaagagcagaagaggaagagtttcaaaataaagatgCCGAAGGAGGAAGTGACCTCAGTGGGGTTGTATCTTCAACCTTTAAGCGTGAAGAAGGCTGTCACTCCAACATTTTCTCAGAAACCCAGTCACCTACAATTACTGTGGAAAAGAGATCGCCCAGTTGGCCATCAGCTTGTGAGCATGCGCTGGAAAAGACACGTAATTTTAACTGTAATGTGGGATACTGTACGGAAGAGCAAGCATCTGAGGTGGCCACCAACAGAGATAAAAGCTTTAGACTATCAGTTGCAGAGTCTAAAGACTATTGCAAACTTGAGGTTGATGAAACTTTTACCAGCTGCTACAGAGAACAGAAACTACAGATAAAACATagtgaggaggaaaaatgcattagtgaaGAGCTGAAGTGTAAGAAAGAAGCCACAACAccaaaaaggaaggagaataGTGAAGATGcagattttggaaaagaaaatgagaggcAGAAGCGTATGAAATTTGACATAGACTTagtaaatgagaagaaatcaaagctttataaaagcaaaagactTACAGAAAACCCTGCTGAGAAGGAGAGCAGGAAACACAGAAAGGATAAACAGAAGCCACAGCCAGATggcaaaacagaagaagagCTACTTTGGGATGAATTTGTCTTTGGACACTGA